From Channa argus isolate prfri chromosome 18, Channa argus male v1.0, whole genome shotgun sequence, the proteins below share one genomic window:
- the phf24 gene encoding PHD finger protein 24 isoform X1 translates to MQPKNLCLQGLFPVPVHQRDMCQITMGVLMSKKQQVEKVQKCTAVVSAFQAGIKDRPVPANKAEAEVEDGEGPAKTSVVPDEKNTDEPHKDETDDSAGPSTSQQTVAPTRDECNVNKEAWSRLRDGKGVEPEDLDKSHQLTPPAFVRPKREANDDQHVEVELEKKEQPPNDEMCDVCEVWTADDLYPCRICTRVFHDGCLRELGYLRAEALQEMRDTAHTVTGWSCYYCDNLNLLLTEEEMYSLMETFKQCKIIPESCLVSDELLQYRHFVSKQQFDKDLSDEQEEEVLAQFAALDPEKKGHIEWSDFLYFESLAVLRKFRTENSLVRLLTAKERDKARLVFLSLNVDKDGMITRAECRQAQQSWFHKLNKDSQSCNVSVPHRLMGLCSPMNCGISHVGPICESSPASSGSERSKTDDSRPVTWADFLRESAINILAARPNSSAMHIRLPV, encoded by the exons CCATGGGAGTGCTCATGTCAAAGAAACAGCAGGTGGAGAAGGTGCAAAAATGCACCGCTGTCGTTTCTGCCTTCCAGGCAGGCATCAAGGACCGTCCTGTTCCAGCCAACAAGGCAGAGGCAGAAGTGGAGGATGGCGAAGGGCCTGCCAAAACTTCAGTGGTCCCTGATGAGAAGAACACAGACGAGCCACACAAAGATGAAACAGATGACAGCGCAGGCCCGTCGACCTCACAGCAGACTGTAGCTCCAACTAGGGATGAGTGCAATGTCAACAAGGAAGCCTGGTCAAGGTTAAGGGATGGGAAAGGAGTGGAGCCTGAAGACCTTGACAAGAGCCATCAGCTTACACCACCTGCATTTGTACGACCCAAAAGGGAAGCCAATGATGACCAACATGTAGAGGTGGAGCTGGAAAAGAAAGAGCAG CCTCCAAATGATgagatgtgtgatgtgtgtgaggTGTGGACAGCCGACGACCTGTACCCCTGCAGGATCTGCACTCGGGTGTTCCACGATGGTTGTCTGAGGGAGCTGGGTTATCTGCGTGCTGAGGCCTTGCAAGAGATGCGAGATACAGCCCACACTGTTACTGGCTGGAGCTGCTACTACTGT GACAATTTAAATCTACTCCTTACAGAGGAAGAGATGTACAGCCTTATGGAGACCTTCAAGCAATGCAAGATCATCCCAG AGTCATGCTTGGTGTCAGACGAGCTGCTGCAGTACCGCCACTTTGTATCTAAGCAGCAGTTTGATAAGGACCTAAGTGATGAGCAAGAGGAAGAAGTTCTGGCCCAGTTTGCAGCACTGGATCCTGAGAAGAAGGGTCATATTGAATGGTCAGACTTCCTCTACTTTGAGTCTCTGGCAGTATTGAGAAAGTTTCGCACTGAG aactCACTGGTCCGTCTGTTGACTgccaaagaaagagacaaagcacGGTTGGTATTTCTCAGTCTGAACGTGGATAAAGATGGCATGATCACAAGAGCAGAATGCCGCCAGGCTCAGCAGTCCTGGTTCCACAAGCTCAACAAAGACTCACAGTCCTGCAATGTGAG CGTCCCCCACAGACTCATGGGACTCTGCTCTCCTATGAATTGTGG TATTAGTCATGTTGGCCCCATATGTGAGAGCAGTCCAGCTAGTTCTGGCAGTGAAAGAAGCAAGACTGATGACAGCAG GCCAGTAACCTGGGCAGACTTTTTAAGGGAGAGTGCCATCAATATTTTGGCTGCAAGACCTAATAGTTCTGCCATGCACATCCGGCTGCCTGTATAG
- the phf24 gene encoding PHD finger protein 24 isoform X3, translating to MGVLMSKKQQVEKVQKCTAVVSAFQAGIKDRPVPANKAEAEVEDGEGPAKTSVVPDEKNTDEPHKDETDDSAGPSTSQQTVAPTRDECNVNKEAWSRLRDGKGVEPEDLDKSHQLTPPAFVRPKREANDDQHVEVELEKKEQPPNDEMCDVCEVWTADDLYPCRICTRVFHDGCLRELGYLRAEALQEMRDTAHTVTGWSCYYCDNLNLLLTEEEMYSLMETFKQCKIIPESCLVSDELLQYRHFVSKQQFDKDLSDEQEEEVLAQFAALDPEKKGHIEWSDFLYFESLAVLRKFRTENSLVRLLTAKERDKARLVFLSLNVDKDGMITRAECRQAQQSWFHKLNKDSQSCNVSVPHRLMGLCSPMNCGISHVGPICESSPASSGSERSKTDDSRPVTWADFLRESAINILAARPNSSAMHIRLPV from the exons ATGGGAGTGCTCATGTCAAAGAAACAGCAGGTGGAGAAGGTGCAAAAATGCACCGCTGTCGTTTCTGCCTTCCAGGCAGGCATCAAGGACCGTCCTGTTCCAGCCAACAAGGCAGAGGCAGAAGTGGAGGATGGCGAAGGGCCTGCCAAAACTTCAGTGGTCCCTGATGAGAAGAACACAGACGAGCCACACAAAGATGAAACAGATGACAGCGCAGGCCCGTCGACCTCACAGCAGACTGTAGCTCCAACTAGGGATGAGTGCAATGTCAACAAGGAAGCCTGGTCAAGGTTAAGGGATGGGAAAGGAGTGGAGCCTGAAGACCTTGACAAGAGCCATCAGCTTACACCACCTGCATTTGTACGACCCAAAAGGGAAGCCAATGATGACCAACATGTAGAGGTGGAGCTGGAAAAGAAAGAGCAG CCTCCAAATGATgagatgtgtgatgtgtgtgaggTGTGGACAGCCGACGACCTGTACCCCTGCAGGATCTGCACTCGGGTGTTCCACGATGGTTGTCTGAGGGAGCTGGGTTATCTGCGTGCTGAGGCCTTGCAAGAGATGCGAGATACAGCCCACACTGTTACTGGCTGGAGCTGCTACTACTGT GACAATTTAAATCTACTCCTTACAGAGGAAGAGATGTACAGCCTTATGGAGACCTTCAAGCAATGCAAGATCATCCCAG AGTCATGCTTGGTGTCAGACGAGCTGCTGCAGTACCGCCACTTTGTATCTAAGCAGCAGTTTGATAAGGACCTAAGTGATGAGCAAGAGGAAGAAGTTCTGGCCCAGTTTGCAGCACTGGATCCTGAGAAGAAGGGTCATATTGAATGGTCAGACTTCCTCTACTTTGAGTCTCTGGCAGTATTGAGAAAGTTTCGCACTGAG aactCACTGGTCCGTCTGTTGACTgccaaagaaagagacaaagcacGGTTGGTATTTCTCAGTCTGAACGTGGATAAAGATGGCATGATCACAAGAGCAGAATGCCGCCAGGCTCAGCAGTCCTGGTTCCACAAGCTCAACAAAGACTCACAGTCCTGCAATGTGAG CGTCCCCCACAGACTCATGGGACTCTGCTCTCCTATGAATTGTGG TATTAGTCATGTTGGCCCCATATGTGAGAGCAGTCCAGCTAGTTCTGGCAGTGAAAGAAGCAAGACTGATGACAGCAG GCCAGTAACCTGGGCAGACTTTTTAAGGGAGAGTGCCATCAATATTTTGGCTGCAAGACCTAATAGTTCTGCCATGCACATCCGGCTGCCTGTATAG
- the phf24 gene encoding PHD finger protein 24 isoform X2 — MGVLMSKKQQVEKVQKCTAVVSAFQAGIKDRPVPANKAEAEVEDGEGPAKTSVVPDEKNTDEPHKDETDDSAGPSTSQQTVAPTRDECNVNKEAWSRLRDGKGVEPEDLDKSHQLTPPAFVRPKREANDDQHVEVELEKKEQPPNDEMCDVCEVWTADDLYPCRICTRVFHDGCLRELGYLRAEALQEMRDTAHTVTGWSCYYCDNLNLLLTEEEMYSLMETFKQCKIIPESCLVSDELLQYRHFVSKQQFDKDLSDEQEEEVLAQFAALDPEKKGHIEWSDFLYFESLAVLRKFRTENSLVRLLTAKERDKARLVFLSLNVDKDGMITRAECRQAQQSWFHKLNKDSQSCNVSISHVGPICESSPASSGSERSKTDDSRPVTWADFLRESAINILAARPNSSAMHIRLPV; from the exons ATGGGAGTGCTCATGTCAAAGAAACAGCAGGTGGAGAAGGTGCAAAAATGCACCGCTGTCGTTTCTGCCTTCCAGGCAGGCATCAAGGACCGTCCTGTTCCAGCCAACAAGGCAGAGGCAGAAGTGGAGGATGGCGAAGGGCCTGCCAAAACTTCAGTGGTCCCTGATGAGAAGAACACAGACGAGCCACACAAAGATGAAACAGATGACAGCGCAGGCCCGTCGACCTCACAGCAGACTGTAGCTCCAACTAGGGATGAGTGCAATGTCAACAAGGAAGCCTGGTCAAGGTTAAGGGATGGGAAAGGAGTGGAGCCTGAAGACCTTGACAAGAGCCATCAGCTTACACCACCTGCATTTGTACGACCCAAAAGGGAAGCCAATGATGACCAACATGTAGAGGTGGAGCTGGAAAAGAAAGAGCAG CCTCCAAATGATgagatgtgtgatgtgtgtgaggTGTGGACAGCCGACGACCTGTACCCCTGCAGGATCTGCACTCGGGTGTTCCACGATGGTTGTCTGAGGGAGCTGGGTTATCTGCGTGCTGAGGCCTTGCAAGAGATGCGAGATACAGCCCACACTGTTACTGGCTGGAGCTGCTACTACTGT GACAATTTAAATCTACTCCTTACAGAGGAAGAGATGTACAGCCTTATGGAGACCTTCAAGCAATGCAAGATCATCCCAG AGTCATGCTTGGTGTCAGACGAGCTGCTGCAGTACCGCCACTTTGTATCTAAGCAGCAGTTTGATAAGGACCTAAGTGATGAGCAAGAGGAAGAAGTTCTGGCCCAGTTTGCAGCACTGGATCCTGAGAAGAAGGGTCATATTGAATGGTCAGACTTCCTCTACTTTGAGTCTCTGGCAGTATTGAGAAAGTTTCGCACTGAG aactCACTGGTCCGTCTGTTGACTgccaaagaaagagacaaagcacGGTTGGTATTTCTCAGTCTGAACGTGGATAAAGATGGCATGATCACAAGAGCAGAATGCCGCCAGGCTCAGCAGTCCTGGTTCCACAAGCTCAACAAAGACTCACAGTCCTGCAATGTGAG TATTAGTCATGTTGGCCCCATATGTGAGAGCAGTCCAGCTAGTTCTGGCAGTGAAAGAAGCAAGACTGATGACAGCAG GCCAGTAACCTGGGCAGACTTTTTAAGGGAGAGTGCCATCAATATTTTGGCTGCAAGACCTAATAGTTCTGCCATGCACATCCGGCTGCCTGTATAG